The Bacillus sp. B-jedd sequence CGCTACAAAGATGCAGAAGAAGGCACGCTCGTTCCGTTCCACGCTTTCTACGATACGATTAAAGAATTCCTTAACCCGTCTATTTCAAGGGTTATTGAAGGGGCAAATGAAAACCCTGCATTAAAAGACGATCCATTTAATACGGACTTACTAAAAGTATTATTCATGATCAAATATATTAAAGAACTGCCAGCAAACATCGACAATATCGCCACGCTTATGGTGACGCATATTGATGAAGACAAGCTACAACTAAAAGAAAAAATCAAAAGTTCCCTTCGTAAATTGATTTCACAAACATTGATCCAAAAGAACGGTGATTATTACCTATTCTTAACGGATGATGAGCAGGATATTAACCGTGAAATCAAACAGATGAACATTGATGAAGATATCGTCAAGCGGGAGCTGGCAAACTATATTTTCCAAGACTTGTACGATGATAAACGATTCAATTATTCAAGAGAATACGCTTTTTCCTACAATCAGAAAATGGATGAGAAAAATTACGGTAACCAAACATCGAGCATCGGGTTGCAAATTCTATCCCCGCTATCAGACCATTACTATAAGTCCGATCAGGAAATGATGATGATGACTTCGGGCAGTGGAGAAATGATCATTAAACTTGGTGGCAATGAGGCATATGTCGAGGAAATGGAAGAAGCGTTACGAATTGAAGAGTATCGCAAGAAAAAGAACATTACCCAGCTCCCTGAAAACATACAAAACATCTTGAACAACAAGCAAGCAGAAGTGCGTGAGCGTAGACGCAGAGTACGGGAACTGTTGGATGATGCCATTAAAGACGGAGCATTCTTCGTAAACGGCGATAAAATGGATATTAAAGGTTCTTCTGTAAGAGAGAAAATCAATTCAGCATTCAAACAACTGGTTGATAACGTTTATACAAAGTTAGGCTATGTGAAAGAACATTTGGAGAATGAGCGACAATTGATTGCTATTTTAGCATCAGATAATGACCAACTGTCATTAGACGATTCAATTGGAACAAAGCCAAATGAATTAGCCAAACGGGAAGTCTATGACTTTATTGATATGCAAGATCAAATCCAGAAACAAAATCGAGTAAAACTTGTCTACGAGCGTTTCCAGGATAAACCATACGGCTGGAAGCAACTCGATATTGCGGGACTTATAGCTGAATTATTAAAAGAGCAACGTATCCGTATCCGTTATAACGCCGAGTATTTAGAGCCAGAAACAGATACGAACAAATTGCTGACGATCTTTGCAAAAACAAATGAAGCTGACAAAGGAATCATCCTAAAGCGTGTGAAAGTGGATGAAAGACTGATTCGTAATGCAAGAACTGTGTGCAGAGACATTTTCAATACGACGGATTTAGCCGATGACGAGGATGGACTCGTAAAAGATATCCTTGGATTAATTGAAAAGCAAATCGCTGAAATAAAAGCATACAAAGCCCGTTATGAAGGTAGAAAATATCCAGGTATGAGCTTGCTCGACAAAGGACTTGAATACTTCGAGCAATTTGACAGCAAACTCGATAACGCTTCTTTCTTCACGAAGCTAACGGAACTGGAAGATGATTTGGCAGATTGGGAAGAAGATATCGTCTATGTGAAAAGTTTTTTCGGCACAAATCAAAAAGATATTTTCGATCAAGGTTTGGAGGCACTATCCAAGTACGAGGAAATTAAAACATATTTGTCAGGAAAAGAAGTAGCTGGAGAGATGGAAAAGCTACGATCCATTATCCAAGACCCAATTCCTTATCGGAAAATCAAAGACATCCCAGAGTTTGTTCATGCGTTTAATGAAAAAATAAACCTCGTCCTAAACGAGAAAAAAGACAATGCCCGTGAAAAGTTAAAAGTAGACTATGATGAATTGTCTATTCTGGCAAAGCAGTATGGCGTATCAAATGAAACAAAACAACAAGTCGATGATCACTACAACCGATTAAAAGATAGTCTTGATGCCTTTACAGATGTCTTCAAAGTCGATGCAACAATTTCCCAAAGTGCAAGCTATAAAGAAAGAACAGCGACAGAAATCAGACAGGAAATTGCTGAGTGGCAAAGACGGAAAGCAGAAGAGCAAAAAACGAATACAGGGACGATCGTTGAGACTCCTGTTAAAACGATTGTTCAAAGGCAGGCAGTAAAAGTAACTGAACTTGTTGCCGTGACAACATTATCGACAGAAGATGATGTCGATAAATACATCAATACGTTATCCCATAAATTAAAACAAATCATCAAATCGAATAAACAAATCGAGTTTATTGAATAACATACCAACGGGTGCCAGACATGGACATCCATTCGTGTCCTACCGCGAATTGTGGCCGTGCCTGGCACCCTATTCAAAGGAGTGACTAATTTGAACAAAACAGCCCTGAAAAAATTCGCAACCGAAGCACGAGTAGAGTTGCTGGAAAAAGTAGAACTTCAAGCAAGAAAACTTGGCATTACAGCCGAATCTATTCAAAAAGCAAATGTTGAAAGCTCCGATGCCGTCTTTATTGACGGCAAACAGCTTACAGATACAGAAAGAAGACAACGGAATAAACTAATTTCCCGCATCAATGAGATTGGGTTCAATCGTGTTATGGAAGAAACGGCATACACATGGTTCAACCGTTTTATCGCATTACGATACATGGAAGTAAACGACTATCTACCAACAAAAGTGCGTGTCCTTTCTTCAATTTCAGGCAGTGCCGAGCCAGATATGATGAAAGAAGCATTGTCACTGGATCTTGACTTAGATAAAGAAAAAGTTTACGACATGAAAATGAACAATGATACAGACGAGCTTTTCAAATATCTGATTAAAATGCATTGTAATGATTTAAACCGCTTCATGCCATTCATGTTCGAGACCATTGAGGACTATACGGAAATTCTCTTTCCAGAAGGTTTGCTTGGAACGGATTCTTTTGTTAGACAAATGACAGATACTGAAGTCATTCCAGAAGGTAATTGGGAAAATGTTGAGATTATCGGGTGGCTCTATCAGTATTATATTTCAGAAGAAAAAGATGAGGTATTTGCAAATCTTAAAAAGAACATCAAAATATCAAAAGATAAACTACCTGCGGCCACTCAGCTATTCACGCCTAATTGGATTGTTCGGTACATGGTAGAAAACTCGTTGGGTCGCATATGGCTTGAAAGTTATCCAGAAAGTTCATTGAAAAATGAGTGGAAATATTATTTAGATGAAGCGGAGCAGGAAAGCGAGGCAATTAAGCAACTTGAAGAGATTCGTTATAAGAATGTGAATCCTGAAGAAATTACATTCCTTGATCCAGCTTGTGGAAGCGGACATATCCTTGTATATGCATTTGATGTTTTCTATGATATGTACCTTGAGAAAGGATATATGGAAAATGAAATTCCTCGATTGATTTTAGAAAAAAATCTATTCGGCTTGGATGTTGATGATCGTGCAGTGCAGTTGGCTTCTTTTGCGTTGATGATGAAGGCACGAGAGAAGTCCCGAAGGATCTTTAGGCATACAATCAATCCAATTATCTATGCAATTCAAGAAAGTAATTGGCTTTCAGAAGAGATGATTAAAAATATTGCTAAAGACAATGTTCAAATTCAAAACAGTTTACAGTCTATCCGAAATAGCTTCACAGATGCGAAGGAGTACGGTTCTTTATTAAGTGTTGAACCATTTTCGTATGAGTTTCTTTTTCATTGTTTTAAAGAATATAAAGAAGGGGAAACCGACCTGTTGGGGATTATTGACAAACAAATGGTTGAGGAAAAACTACCACAATTATTGAGGCAGTCAGAGATATTACAGAAAAAATACGATGTTATTTGTACAAATCCGCCGTATATGGGTAGAAGTGGTATGAACGAGAAATTAACAAAATACCTTGATAAATTCCATCCAAACGCTAAAGCAGATTTATTTGCCTCATTTATTGAGAAAGGTTTTGAACTAACAAAAGGCAATGGCTTTAATAGTATGGTTACAATGCAATCGTGGATGTTCTTATCGAGTTATGAAAAAATGAGAGAAAATATTATTAAGCATAAAACTATTAAAACACTATTACACATGGACAATATGGTAATGGGCATTGCATTTGGGACGGCCGCTACAATAAT is a genomic window containing:
- the brxC gene encoding BREX system P-loop protein BrxC, whose translation is MILKDMFLKDIERDIRGVIKVAQTSEADIYQELDEYVVTQELHKHFSKFYDNYQKGIDGKTDKMGVWISGFFGSGKSHFLKILAYLLENKAVQGKKPVDFFEEKVKDPLVYANMKRTADVDTETILFNIDSKSSLDNKSKEDAILRVFMKVFYEHRGYYGDIPGVAEMEKYLDKQGVYEAFKQEFQALAGEPWKERRNSFYFDADFVIGALTKVTDMSEESARNWFENGVNNFEISIEKFSKDVKEYIDEKGPNFHLVFLVDEIGQYIGDSRNLMLNLQTLAEDLGTHAHGKVWIMVTSQESIDSIVKVKGDDFSRIQGRFDTRLSLSSISVDEVIKKRILEKHPHVNDKLKVLYPEKSAILKNLISFRESTADLRGYENEQEFADVYPFVPYQFKLLQNVFEQVRKHGSSGKHLSEGERSMLSAFKEAGLRYKDAEEGTLVPFHAFYDTIKEFLNPSISRVIEGANENPALKDDPFNTDLLKVLFMIKYIKELPANIDNIATLMVTHIDEDKLQLKEKIKSSLRKLISQTLIQKNGDYYLFLTDDEQDINREIKQMNIDEDIVKRELANYIFQDLYDDKRFNYSREYAFSYNQKMDEKNYGNQTSSIGLQILSPLSDHYYKSDQEMMMMTSGSGEMIIKLGGNEAYVEEMEEALRIEEYRKKKNITQLPENIQNILNNKQAEVRERRRRVRELLDDAIKDGAFFVNGDKMDIKGSSVREKINSAFKQLVDNVYTKLGYVKEHLENERQLIAILASDNDQLSLDDSIGTKPNELAKREVYDFIDMQDQIQKQNRVKLVYERFQDKPYGWKQLDIAGLIAELLKEQRIRIRYNAEYLEPETDTNKLLTIFAKTNEADKGIILKRVKVDERLIRNARTVCRDIFNTTDLADDEDGLVKDILGLIEKQIAEIKAYKARYEGRKYPGMSLLDKGLEYFEQFDSKLDNASFFTKLTELEDDLADWEEDIVYVKSFFGTNQKDIFDQGLEALSKYEEIKTYLSGKEVAGEMEKLRSIIQDPIPYRKIKDIPEFVHAFNEKINLVLNEKKDNAREKLKVDYDELSILAKQYGVSNETKQQVDDHYNRLKDSLDAFTDVFKVDATISQSASYKERTATEIRQEIAEWQRRKAEEQKTNTGTIVETPVKTIVQRQAVKVTELVAVTTLSTEDDVDKYINTLSHKLKQIIKSNKQIEFIE
- the pglX gene encoding BREX-1 system adenine-specific DNA-methyltransferase PglX; translation: MTNLNKTALKKFATEARVELLEKVELQARKLGITAESIQKANVESSDAVFIDGKQLTDTERRQRNKLISRINEIGFNRVMEETAYTWFNRFIALRYMEVNDYLPTKVRVLSSISGSAEPDMMKEALSLDLDLDKEKVYDMKMNNDTDELFKYLIKMHCNDLNRFMPFMFETIEDYTEILFPEGLLGTDSFVRQMTDTEVIPEGNWENVEIIGWLYQYYISEEKDEVFANLKKNIKISKDKLPAATQLFTPNWIVRYMVENSLGRIWLESYPESSLKNEWKYYLDEAEQESEAIKQLEEIRYKNVNPEEITFLDPACGSGHILVYAFDVFYDMYLEKGYMENEIPRLILEKNLFGLDVDDRAVQLASFALMMKAREKSRRIFRHTINPIIYAIQESNWLSEEMIKNIAKDNVQIQNSLQSIRNSFTDAKEYGSLLSVEPFSYEFLFHCFKEYKEGETDLLGIIDKQMVEEKLPQLLRQSEILQKKYDVICTNPPYMGRSGMNEKLTKYLDKFHPNAKADLFASFIEKGFELTKGNGFNSMVTMQSWMFLSSYEKMRENIIKHKTIKTLLHMDNMVMGIAFGTAATIIRNTKIKEFKGSYNEIKFVDLDEKTMPNKFPIIENRNNILPMEEFKKIPGMPIAYWVSNKLTNSFEHDKKIAELGEAKSGLQTGNNDLFLKQWFEVENTKVAYNMKSRDQFLNSKKKWVPQIKGGSYRKWYGNLDYVLNWENDGHEIRKGRGCRLNAMANDRFYFKKGITWSHTTSGGFGARYLPSGHLFNVEAPTLFPFDDNQMGYILAFLNSKIASESLSVMNSTMHYLVGDILKLPIKLEKSKNAEINRMVNESIEISQLDWDSFEISWNFEKHPLMNYSSKTIESTFTKWDQFTERNFNQLKSNEEELNRIFIETYGLQEELTPEVNDADVTIRKANLEREVKSYISYAIGCSFGRYSLDREGLIYAGGEFDTSCYKTFPTDADNILPILPGAYFEDDIVTRFIDFVRVTFSEETLEENLDFVAGAIGRRKNETAREALRRYFLNDFYKDHVQIYKKRPIYWLFTSGREKAFNCLIYMHRYDKTTLSRIRTDYLHEVQTRLDAEKNDLLEIINGDSTTREINGAKRELKSLDKKIDELKSYDELLHHMADMQIEIDLDDGVKVNYEKFKGLVAKI